A genomic region of Bdellovibrionales bacterium contains the following coding sequences:
- a CDS encoding PadR family transcriptional regulator, with product MKKQSDEISEQKLPTAALIVLSIIAEQSVHGYDIERTVTTRGFKFWTDIGKTSIYKSLSFLEERNLVKTKLKEGSGPVKKVFSITEKGKKYWPKMEHGF from the coding sequence ATGAAAAAGCAGTCAGATGAAATAAGTGAACAAAAGCTGCCCACTGCGGCCTTGATTGTGCTCTCTATCATTGCAGAGCAAAGTGTTCACGGATACGACATCGAAAGGACTGTGACTACCCGTGGTTTTAAGTTTTGGACGGACATAGGTAAAACATCAATCTACAAATCACTGTCCTTCTTAGAGGAGAGAAATCTTGTAAAGACAAAACTTAAAGAAGGTAGTGGCCCAGTTAAGAAAGTCTTTTCTATTACCGAAAAGGGGAAAAAATATTGGCCCAAGATGGAGCACGGCTTTTAA
- a CDS encoding HEAT repeat domain-containing protein: MSRIGLVISIVFFGLLFFVKGHAAVPGKGTLELKPPPAILTGPYRESVIRTLRQSLPERIALLHSAGKPAFEELKKIAFDQNATLQDRWRAITAMGQIDSRGALKTLETAMVSREWFVRNAALIAMTHGPREKSLEWANRLLSDKALVVRTAAVQTIDKLGGKELSPELWNKLNAKENFRGTHSLWIRRHIVRALSRFPSPLDEKKFLSVLRDPDKSLHQWAIAGLEKITGKKLGESKDPVSSKREKWLALDQGSKKSM, from the coding sequence ATGAGTAGAATTGGCTTGGTTATTTCTATTGTCTTTTTCGGACTTTTATTTTTTGTAAAGGGACACGCGGCGGTACCTGGAAAGGGTACCCTAGAATTAAAACCACCCCCAGCCATATTGACTGGGCCTTATAGAGAGAGTGTCATTCGGACCCTCAGGCAATCCCTTCCTGAACGCATCGCTCTTTTGCATTCGGCCGGCAAGCCGGCTTTTGAGGAATTGAAAAAAATTGCTTTCGATCAGAATGCAACTCTGCAAGATCGATGGAGGGCGATAACTGCGATGGGACAAATTGATTCGCGGGGGGCACTTAAAACTCTGGAAACAGCGATGGTGAGTCGGGAGTGGTTCGTTCGCAATGCTGCTTTGATTGCGATGACCCATGGACCACGAGAAAAATCTCTTGAATGGGCGAATCGTTTGTTGAGTGACAAGGCATTGGTTGTACGTACGGCAGCTGTGCAGACAATAGATAAATTGGGAGGCAAAGAGCTCTCTCCAGAATTGTGGAATAAATTAAATGCAAAAGAGAACTTTCGCGGGACCCACAGTCTCTGGATTCGGCGGCACATCGTGCGAGCATTGAGTCGCTTCCCGAGTCCTTTAGATGAGAAAAAATTTTTGTCTGTCTTGCGGGATCCAGATAAGAGCCTTCATCAATGGGCGATTGCAGGCCTTGAGAAAATAACGGGCAAAAAACTAGGAGAATCCAAGGACCCAGTTTCAAGCAAACGGGAAAAGTGGTTGGCCTTGGATCAAGGGTCAAAAAAATCAATGTGA